From Candidatus Paceibacterota bacterium, a single genomic window includes:
- a CDS encoding prepilin-type N-terminal cleavage/methylation domain-containing protein: MSLPFKNRSFHSGFSLIELVVVIGIFTLIMAVILFNQSKLSSSTLVDNLAYETALTLRQAQDYGIGVRAVNPGLGAAAFAGGFGVHFDKTTPTTFILFKDDDGTHTYTPPSTPGGTDQVLSIYNIGNNNRISALCINNNCNMAFSTLDITFTRPNPEAVIILDNQSITNAQASAQIKLTTATGDKTKTVDVQLSGQISVQ; encoded by the coding sequence ATGTCTTTACCTTTTAAAAATAGAAGTTTCCATTCAGGTTTTTCACTCATCGAGCTGGTGGTGGTCATCGGTATTTTTACTCTGATCATGGCCGTCATTCTTTTTAACCAAAGCAAGCTTTCCAGCTCGACTCTGGTAGACAATTTGGCTTATGAGACGGCTTTGACTTTGCGCCAAGCTCAGGACTACGGCATCGGCGTGCGCGCGGTCAATCCAGGTCTTGGCGCAGCTGCTTTTGCTGGAGGTTTTGGCGTTCATTTTGATAAAACTACCCCGACGACTTTTATTTTGTTTAAGGATGATGACGGCACCCATACTTACACTCCACCTTCAACTCCGGGGGGTACGGATCAGGTTTTAAGCATCTACAATATTGGTAACAATAATAGAATAAGCGCTTTGTGTATCAATAATAATTGCAACATGGCCTTTTCGACTTTGGACATCACTTTTACCCGTCCAAATCCAGAGGCCGTGATCATTTTGGACAATCAAAGTATTACCAATGCTCAGGCGAGTGCCCAGATAAAACTGACCACAGCCACAGGAGATAAGACCAAGACGGTCGATGTTCAGCTGAGTGGCCAGATATCCGTCCAATAA
- a CDS encoding type II secretion system protein, protein MKKNKEIKNSVDPKSAGFTLIEMIVSVGLFAIVMTIAIGVIVSLLDGNRKAQAISSVVDNLNFAIESMTRDIKTGVHYYCGSADQALNPQTYNPLNSNCNPSVPTTVISFISASGQGITYSYDSVNGRADKTVYDSLGGGVAYPLTGTDVTINKLNFYVYTPAKGAGQPGALMILTGTASTTKTSVSNFSIQTTISQRVLNI, encoded by the coding sequence ATGAAAAAAAATAAAGAAATTAAAAATTCTGTCGATCCAAAATCAGCTGGCTTTACGCTGATCGAAATGATTGTCTCGGTCGGACTCTTTGCAATTGTCATGACTATCGCCATTGGAGTGATCGTCAGCTTGCTCGATGGCAATAGAAAGGCTCAAGCCATCAGCTCGGTGGTGGACAACCTAAACTTTGCCATCGAAAGCATGACTCGAGATATCAAGACAGGGGTACATTATTATTGCGGTTCGGCGGATCAGGCTCTCAATCCCCAAACTTACAATCCTCTCAACTCAAATTGTAATCCCAGCGTACCAACCACAGTCATCTCCTTTATTTCCGCTTCTGGTCAAGGGATTACTTATAGCTATGACTCCGTCAACGGGAGAGCAGACAAGACGGTCTATGACAGTCTTGGTGGAGGAGTGGCCTATCCTCTGACCGGAACAGACGTAACCATCAATAAGTTAAACTTTTATGTCTACACTCCCGCCAAGGGCGCAGGACAGCCGGGAGCCTTGATGATTTTGACTGGTACGGCTAGCACGACCAAGACCAGCGTTTCCAATTTTTCTATTCAGACTACTATTTCTCAACGCGTGCTTAATATTTGA
- a CDS encoding prepilin-type N-terminal cleavage/methylation domain-containing protein, whose protein sequence is MKSTSLKAKNKKGFTIVETLVAITILVLALTAPLSIVAQALHSSYFARDQVTAFYLGQDVVEYIHNQRDANSLANLSDSTQWLNGLSKCFAATGCQIDAISGQITDYAPGSYLYISNTTGAYRYTQTGGTPTNFTRTVFITNPDGSTPTGASKEVVIKAVVSWNTGSLVKSYILNDHLFNWVSVSSS, encoded by the coding sequence ATGAAATCTACCTCACTCAAAGCAAAAAATAAAAAAGGATTTACCATCGTGGAAACCTTGGTAGCCATCACCATCTTGGTCTTGGCTTTGACCGCCCCTCTCTCTATTGTGGCTCAAGCTTTACACTCAAGTTATTTTGCTCGCGATCAGGTGACGGCTTTTTATCTGGGCCAAGATGTCGTGGAATATATTCACAATCAACGTGATGCCAACTCTTTGGCCAACCTGTCTGACTCAACCCAATGGCTGAATGGTTTGAGTAAATGTTTTGCGGCGACCGGCTGTCAGATAGATGCCATTTCCGGCCAAATTACTGATTATGCCCCAGGCAGCTATCTTTACATTTCTAATACTACTGGGGCATATCGGTATACTCAGACTGGGGGGACGCCTACCAACTTTACTCGCACAGTTTTCATCACCAACCCCGATGGTTCTACGCCGACTGGGGCAAGTAAAGAAGTGGTGATCAAAGCGGTGGTGTCTTGGAATACAGGTTCTTTGGTCAAGAGCTATATTTTGAATGACCACCTATTCAACTGGGTATCAGTCTCATCTTCATAA